The Curtobacterium sp. MCSS17_015 genomic sequence GCCCGTCGACGGCGCCTTCCCCTTCACGGGCAGGGCGGCGAGGGTCGCCCGGGCTGCCGCGGCATCGGTCCCGTCGCTGCTCCCGTCGCTGCTCCCGCCAGCCGACGGACTGGAGGCCCGGCTCGGCTCTGGTGCGCCGGGCGTCGGTGTCGACGCGGTCGCGATGGTCGGCTCGTCAGCGGGATCGATCGTGGCGCTGGTGGTCGCGGCGCTCGTCGAAGCACCGGCGTCGGTGGTGAGGACCCCCGACGCGAACAGCGCCCAGATGCCCAGGGCGAGGGCGAGCGCGACGATCGAGGACTGGACGGTGGTGCGGGTGCGGCGTCGACGGGACGTCATGCTCGGTGGTGCTCCTGGTGGTGCTCCTGGTGGTGCTCGGGGGACCCGTCGATCCTGGCGGAGGCCGCCGACACGGTCGGGAAGCCGCACCGTGCACGGACGAAGGGACCTGGGTCCGCCGTCCCGCACCGCGCGTAGAGAGGAGCCATGACCGACTACGCACAACCGTCCGTACCCGTCACCGGAGGCTCGATGCCGCTCCTCGGCTTCGGCACCTGGCAGATCGAGGAGCCCGACGCTCCCGCCGCGGTCGCCGCCGCCCTCCAGGCCGGCTACCGCCACATCGACACCGCCACCGGATACCGCAACCAGCGCGGTGTCGGGAAGGCGATCGCCGACTCCGGCCTCGCCCGCGAGGACCTGTTCATCACCACGAAGCTCCCGCCGGACAACGCCGACCGCGTCCGGCAGACCATCGAGGAGAGCCTCGACCAGCTCGGCCTCGACCACCTCGACCTGTGGCTCGTGCACTGGCCGCCGAACGGCGAGGCCCGTCCGGACGTCTGGCAGCAGCTCGTCGAGGCGCAGCAGGCCGGCCTGACGAAGGCGATCGGTGTGAGCAACTACTCGCTCGACCAGATCGACGAGCTCATCGACGCGACCGGTGCGACCCCGGCCGTGAACCAGATCCGCTGGAGCCCGGTGGAGTTCGATCGTGCCGTGGCCGACGGCTTGCGCGACCGGGGTGTCGTCCTCGAGGGCTACAGCCCCTTCAAGGCGAGCAACCTGCAGGACCCGACGCTGGTCGAGATCGCCCAGGCGCACGACGCCGACGCCGCGCAGGTCATCGTCGCGTGGCACGTTGCGCACCAGTTCGTCGTCATACCGAAGTCGTCGAACCCGGACCGCATCCGGTCGAACGCCGCCGGGGCGACGCTGGAGCTGAGCGCGGACGAGATCGCGCGGATCGACGGCCTCGGCAACTGACCGACCGCTGCACCGTCACCGGCCTGGTGGGACCCACACCCGCCAGGCCGGTTCTCTGTGGGGATCCGTCTCGCTGCAGTCGATCACGGGGAACCCGAGTTTGCGCGTAGGTCGTGGCGAAGCCCTCCCACTCGTACGACTCGACGACGTCCAGCGCTCGCGCGTGCGCCGCGTCCTCCGCGTCGGTGCCGCGATGATGACGTTGGCGTCGAGCGTCAGCATCCGCCCGTGGTCCGCACGCGGGTGGCGGCGTGCGGAGCAGGGCTGGCGAGGAGCATGGCGAGACGGTAGCGAGCAGGTCCGGCCAGGGCCAACGAATCGGTACTTCGTATGTCGCTGCAGCCCGGTCTCGGGCTCACGCCAGCAACGACCGGATGTCCTCCGCGCTCAACCCCTCGGCGAACAGCGCGTCGTCGTCGATCATCGTCGCGAAGAGCTGCGCCTTCCGCTGCGCCAGCGCGAGCACCT encodes the following:
- a CDS encoding aldo/keto reductase, encoding MTDYAQPSVPVTGGSMPLLGFGTWQIEEPDAPAAVAAALQAGYRHIDTATGYRNQRGVGKAIADSGLAREDLFITTKLPPDNADRVRQTIEESLDQLGLDHLDLWLVHWPPNGEARPDVWQQLVEAQQAGLTKAIGVSNYSLDQIDELIDATGATPAVNQIRWSPVEFDRAVADGLRDRGVVLEGYSPFKASNLQDPTLVEIAQAHDADAAQVIVAWHVAHQFVVIPKSSNPDRIRSNAAGATLELSADEIARIDGLGN